The following proteins come from a genomic window of Gottfriedia acidiceleris:
- a CDS encoding helix-turn-helix domain-containing protein, whose product MNGQMLKKVRLFLQVSQQDMAELFGIDQSTLSKIENGLLPITPVRQNRIFKTLQQKYGITTVQLLELEQAIKKVNQRNERGIRF is encoded by the coding sequence TTGAACGGTCAAATGTTAAAAAAGGTTAGATTGTTTTTACAAGTTAGTCAGCAAGATATGGCTGAACTATTCGGAATAGACCAATCTACTTTAAGTAAAATTGAAAATGGATTACTTCCAATAACACCTGTTAGACAAAACAGGATTTTCAAAACACTACAGCAAAAGTACGGAATCACTACAGTTCAATTATTAGAATTAGAACAGGCAATAAAGAAGGTGAACCAACGGAATGAAAGAGGAATTAGATTCTAG
- a CDS encoding tyrosine-type recombinase/integrase produces the protein MTKEHIIDVQPIRTIEDIDSMKWALKRHASERDYMLFLLGINTGLRVSDILKLKTADIVKLKGKKRKELTIQEGKTKKKRVVNLMSIYEELYAYAVQNASEWLFPSRKGDKSISEIQAYRQLVKAGEFAGLEAIGTHTMRKTFGYHLYKKTKDVAILQDILNHSTPAITLRYIGINKDEKDNVLDTFVL, from the coding sequence ATGACTAAGGAACATATAATAGATGTACAGCCAATAAGAACTATAGAGGATATAGACAGTATGAAGTGGGCATTAAAACGCCACGCTTCAGAACGTGATTATATGCTGTTCCTATTGGGAATCAATACAGGATTACGTGTTAGTGATATTCTGAAGTTGAAAACTGCTGATATAGTGAAGTTAAAAGGAAAAAAGCGTAAGGAACTAACTATACAGGAAGGTAAAACTAAGAAGAAGCGTGTAGTAAATCTAATGAGTATATATGAAGAATTGTATGCCTATGCTGTTCAGAATGCTTCAGAATGGCTGTTTCCTAGTCGTAAAGGTGATAAGTCCATATCTGAAATTCAAGCATACAGACAGCTTGTAAAGGCTGGTGAATTCGCTGGATTAGAGGCTATTGGTACTCATACGATGCGTAAAACTTTTGGCTATCACTTATACAAGAAAACTAAAGACGTAGCTATTCTTCAGGATATATTGAATCATTCTACACCAGCTATTACATTACGTTATATAGGTATAAATAAAGATGAAAAGGATAATGTGTTAGATACGTTCGTACTGTAG
- a CDS encoding DUF3888 domain-containing protein yields MREIALISCLITFITLSPVKAETDNSRYEMMLEDIIYTFLSPLESKAINDYFGDMYLSHFCKVVEVKTKPEQAYRYEIIYQFVTYERAIMPPYHLFTLTVENKSRTDWIIKNINVRKIAENEDYTKICRKPMIIQ; encoded by the coding sequence TTGAGGGAAATCGCTTTGATTAGCTGTCTGATTACTTTTATAACATTATCACCTGTTAAAGCTGAAACGGATAATTCACGTTATGAAATGATGCTTGAAGATATAATTTATACATTTTTATCCCCATTAGAATCAAAAGCAATTAATGATTATTTTGGAGATATGTACCTATCTCATTTTTGTAAAGTTGTAGAAGTTAAGACGAAGCCAGAACAAGCATACAGATATGAAATAATTTATCAATTTGTCACATATGAAAGGGCAATAATGCCTCCATACCACCTGTTTACTTTGACGGTTGAAAACAAATCTCGAACAGATTGGATTATTAAAAATATAAATGTAAGAAAAATAGCCGAGAATGAAGATTACACAAAGATATGTAGAAAACCTATGATTATACAGTAA
- a CDS encoding DUF3888 domain-containing protein — translation MKKTAFILSTLLIIFFHTSTASADKPNQDSEELRLQDMLMNMLTPYIRKDLDKYYHPKILKDFSPQVSPQNIEVIETKRLLHFRSFILEITFEIEPDDGGHHVLVGKDRMTYRISYGPEVELINHTHLKTYKSPNN, via the coding sequence ATGAAAAAGACTGCTTTTATACTATCCACTCTTCTGATTATATTTTTTCACACATCAACCGCTTCAGCAGATAAACCAAATCAAGATTCCGAAGAACTTCGATTACAAGATATGCTTATGAATATGCTAACGCCTTATATCAGAAAAGATTTGGATAAATACTATCATCCAAAGATTTTAAAGGACTTTTCTCCTCAAGTAAGTCCACAGAACATTGAAGTGATTGAAACAAAAAGATTACTTCACTTCCGTAGCTTTATATTGGAAATTACATTTGAAATTGAACCTGACGATGGTGGACACCACGTTTTGGTTGGTAAGGATAGAATGACTTACCGTATTTCTTATGGACCAGAGGTGGAGTTAATAAATCACACGCACTTAAAGACCTATAAATCCCCTAACAACTAA
- a CDS encoding recombinase family protein, whose amino-acid sequence MNYLQEQKHHYGVYLRISKEKDKQDTFENHMTIVKQYMEQGNHTYETFNDIISGKTIERPELNNLLNRLDEFTAIFVIHLDRISRNGELGFKVKQLLKGYQLPLHTPYQKLDLSIPMDSKMYDDSISSAEYERNTMSLRRRYNMKTRIQRGEWIGSKVPYGYIRNASTRRLEVDKTKAETIRLIYKLYLEGNGTQAIRTYLNLNKIPTVTGTGQWIIITVRKILSNPAYRGDTVFKEWHEVIEKSKGFMEPKNRVKEEFYIPNTHEAIINPSEWDRVQSMMESKTKQLNIRERKARDILPLKDLLVCAIDGCKMVYTKISKDSDKYVYKKCRGETSTNGKCQNAGIDEMIVRTAVLDELKKHKDNYKQLLQQMLNNDFSSIINDKQQTLSQYEKHLHHEQVQKERLLDLALQGLFTSQEIANKKAEIESNINILEGKIKSLQKDLEATDVTNIQSQYERYVDVLDNIEKKPTAEINKKLKTIIKCIRYSRIMPEDIAKLGVKVAKRKYYPFKIKIEFID is encoded by the coding sequence ATGAATTATCTTCAAGAACAAAAGCATCATTATGGGGTGTATTTAAGGATTTCAAAAGAGAAGGATAAACAGGATACCTTCGAGAATCATATGACAATTGTTAAGCAGTATATGGAACAAGGTAATCATACTTATGAAACTTTTAATGATATTATAAGTGGTAAAACAATAGAAAGACCAGAATTAAACAACCTACTAAATAGACTAGATGAGTTTACAGCAATATTTGTAATCCATTTAGATAGAATTAGTCGTAATGGTGAATTAGGATTCAAAGTAAAGCAATTACTCAAAGGATACCAATTACCATTACATACACCTTACCAGAAATTAGACTTATCTATTCCAATGGATAGTAAGATGTATGATGATTCAATATCATCAGCAGAATATGAACGTAATACAATGTCACTTAGAAGAAGATACAATATGAAAACTCGTATACAAAGAGGCGAATGGATTGGAAGTAAAGTTCCTTATGGATACATTAGAAATGCAAGTACAAGACGATTAGAGGTTGATAAGACTAAAGCAGAAACAATAAGACTTATCTATAAGCTGTATTTAGAAGGTAATGGAACTCAAGCAATCCGAACCTATCTCAATCTAAACAAAATTCCTACGGTAACAGGAACAGGACAATGGATTATCATTACAGTACGCAAGATATTATCAAATCCTGCTTATAGAGGCGATACAGTATTCAAAGAATGGCATGAAGTGATAGAGAAATCTAAAGGCTTCATGGAACCAAAGAACCGTGTTAAAGAAGAATTTTATATTCCTAATACGCATGAGGCAATTATCAATCCATCAGAATGGGATAGAGTTCAATCAATGATGGAATCTAAGACTAAGCAATTAAATATTAGGGAACGTAAAGCAAGAGATATATTACCATTGAAGGACTTATTAGTATGTGCCATAGATGGCTGTAAAATGGTTTATACTAAGATTTCTAAAGACAGTGATAAATATGTCTATAAAAAATGTAGAGGTGAAACGTCAACTAATGGTAAGTGTCAAAATGCAGGTATTGATGAAATGATAGTTAGAACGGCAGTATTGGATGAATTAAAAAAGCATAAAGATAACTACAAGCAGTTATTACAGCAGATGCTTAATAATGATTTCAGTAGCATTATAAATGATAAGCAACAAACACTATCACAGTATGAAAAACATTTACATCATGAACAAGTACAAAAGGAAAGACTTTTAGATTTAGCTTTACAAGGCTTATTCACATCACAGGAGATTGCTAATAAGAAGGCAGAGATTGAGAGTAATATAAATATACTAGAAGGCAAAATAAAAAGCCTACAGAAAGATTTAGAAGCTACGGATGTAACTAATATTCAATCACAATATGAAAGATATGTAGATGTATTGGATAATATCGAGAAAAAACCTACAGCGGAAATTAATAAGAAACTTAAGACCATTATCAAGTGCATTAGATATAGCAGGATAATGCCCGAAGATATTGCAAAGCTAGGTGTAAAAGTGGCAAAGCGTAAGTATTATCCATTTAAAATTAAAATTGAATTTATTGACTAG
- a CDS encoding ABC transporter ATP-binding protein: protein MKILIETVNHFKPYWKVFLIAFACSLIAGAFSIIPPILTGKLVDEIVGGPDSKIIFYLILGIMLSFLFKVGFESLQEFIQVKIGLDVITDMQLRAFTKLQKAPMTFFSTTPRGDMLFRLTHDVESVLNLNNTVIPRFIQQVIAAIAAFIAVFPLYWPAAVVMLIVFAIYLVPSFLIGKKVRKMGAIARDMSADLYNHTQESIESVRLVRTFQTQDKENKKLEDKLSVWKRFAIRLALIGKVNWRLGNVFNNGAPGVIMLIGGYSIWQHEITVGTLIAVLGFIPTMFMPVRSLAENALTIQQAVPALQRIYEYFDLPAEQPDDLPKFGEVKGDIEVNNIRFTYPNSTEEVLKDVSFSIRAGQHIGIVGSSGGGKSTLIQLLLGLYEPSSGSISVDRKDLSSHDYQSLRQNIGVVSQETFLLNSTLKQNLLYAKPNATDEELRLAVEAADLSDLVESLQEGFETIVGERGLKLSGGQRQRVALARAILRHPPVLIFDEATSSLDGETEEKVQSSLEKLIPGRTTITIAHRLVTVKDADCILLLDKGRIAEQGTHEELLSFKGQYYQLYMAQYSELA, encoded by the coding sequence ATGAAAATTTTAATTGAAACAGTTAATCATTTTAAACCGTATTGGAAAGTATTTCTCATTGCTTTTGCATGTTCATTAATTGCTGGCGCATTTTCGATCATTCCGCCGATTTTGACTGGTAAATTGGTCGATGAGATTGTTGGGGGGCCAGATTCGAAAATTATCTTTTATTTAATTTTAGGGATTATGCTTTCATTCTTATTTAAGGTCGGTTTTGAATCATTACAAGAATTTATTCAAGTAAAAATTGGTCTAGATGTAATTACAGATATGCAATTACGTGCATTTACAAAGCTTCAAAAAGCACCGATGACGTTTTTTTCGACAACACCACGAGGGGATATGTTATTTAGGTTAACGCATGATGTAGAGTCTGTTCTAAACTTGAATAATACAGTTATACCACGTTTTATTCAACAAGTAATTGCGGCAATTGCAGCATTTATAGCGGTGTTTCCTTTATATTGGCCAGCGGCTGTGGTCATGCTTATTGTATTTGCAATTTATTTAGTTCCTTCATTTTTAATTGGTAAAAAAGTAAGAAAAATGGGGGCTATAGCTCGTGATATGAGTGCTGATTTATATAATCACACTCAAGAAAGTATTGAATCTGTTCGTCTAGTGCGAACATTTCAAACACAGGATAAAGAAAATAAAAAATTAGAAGATAAGCTGTCTGTTTGGAAAAGATTTGCTATTCGTTTGGCTTTAATTGGGAAGGTTAATTGGCGTTTAGGAAATGTGTTTAATAATGGTGCACCAGGTGTCATTATGTTAATTGGTGGATACTCGATCTGGCAGCATGAAATTACAGTTGGTACATTAATTGCTGTTCTAGGATTTATCCCAACAATGTTTATGCCTGTCCGCTCGTTGGCTGAAAATGCATTAACAATTCAACAAGCAGTTCCAGCACTTCAAAGAATATATGAATACTTTGACCTACCTGCCGAACAACCTGATGATCTACCGAAATTTGGAGAAGTAAAAGGTGATATAGAAGTTAATAATATTCGATTTACTTATCCAAATTCAACTGAAGAAGTCCTAAAAGATGTTTCATTCTCGATTAGAGCAGGTCAACATATTGGGATTGTTGGTTCAAGCGGTGGAGGAAAAAGTACTTTAATTCAGTTATTACTCGGATTATACGAGCCTTCTTCAGGATCGATTTCGGTTGATCGTAAAGATTTATCTTCTCATGATTATCAATCTTTACGCCAAAATATTGGTGTCGTTTCTCAAGAAACATTTCTTTTAAATAGTACATTAAAGCAAAATTTACTATATGCCAAACCTAATGCAACTGATGAAGAACTTCGGCTTGCTGTTGAGGCAGCGGACCTATCTGATTTAGTTGAGTCACTACAAGAAGGTTTTGAAACGATTGTTGGTGAAAGAGGCCTAAAATTATCTGGTGGTCAAAGACAACGAGTAGCTCTTGCAAGGGCAATATTACGTCATCCTCCAGTATTAATTTTCGATGAGGCTACTTCATCATTAGATGGAGAAACAGAGGAAAAGGTACAATCATCACTTGAAAAGTTAATTCCAGGTCGTACAACAATTACAATTGCACATCGACTTGTAACAGTAAAGGATGCGGACTGTATTTTATTATTAGATAAAGGGCGTATTGCTGAACAAGGAACACATGAAGAATTATTATCTTTTAAAGGTCAGTATTATCAATTATATATGGCACAATACAGTGAACTAGCTTAA
- a CDS encoding DUF1572 family protein, with translation MSIAKQFLSNSLKEFKGIKNLGERSMDQLNYEELHLQPSSESNSISIIVKHLSGNMISRWTDFLTTDGEKPWRNRDVEFEGIYHSKDELLADWNKGWNVVFNTLKSLQEEDVLKTIKIRGEDHTVLQAIQRQISHYGNHIGQIVYIAKLIKNDEFKSLSIPKGKSQEFLVNKLNETNKKS, from the coding sequence ATGTCAATCGCAAAACAATTTCTGTCGAATAGTTTAAAGGAATTCAAAGGGATAAAAAATCTTGGTGAACGTTCGATGGATCAGCTAAATTATGAGGAGTTACACTTACAACCATCAAGTGAATCGAATAGTATTTCTATAATTGTAAAGCATTTAAGTGGTAATATGATTTCTAGATGGACGGATTTTCTCACGACGGATGGTGAAAAACCATGGCGAAATCGTGATGTTGAGTTTGAAGGGATTTATCATTCAAAGGATGAGTTATTAGCTGATTGGAATAAAGGATGGAATGTTGTTTTTAACACGCTAAAAAGTCTACAAGAAGAAGATGTATTAAAAACGATTAAAATTCGTGGTGAAGATCATACTGTTTTACAAGCAATTCAAAGACAAATTAGTCATTACGGAAATCATATTGGTCAAATTGTTTATATAGCTAAATTAATAAAAAATGATGAATTTAAGAGTTTGAGTATTCCAAAAGGAAAATCTCAAGAATTCTTAGTAAACAAATTAAATGAAACAAATAAAAAATCTTAA
- the pyrE gene encoding orotate phosphoribosyltransferase gives MKKNIAANLLRIGAVSLQPETPFTWASGIKSPIYCDNRLTLGYPEIRKNIAKGLVELIQTKFGNVDVIAGTATAGIPHAAWTSDLMELPMVYVRSSAKGHGKGNQIEGPIKPGQKVVVVEDLISTGGSVITCVEALREAGCEVLGVVSIFTYNLPAAVEKFEANDVSYYSLTDYDTLVEVAKEQGSIEAEHVAKLTAWRKNPQDASWMTVEV, from the coding sequence ATGAAAAAGAATATCGCAGCAAACTTATTAAGAATTGGGGCAGTAAGCCTTCAACCTGAAACTCCATTTACTTGGGCATCAGGCATCAAATCTCCAATTTATTGTGATAATCGCCTAACTCTTGGCTATCCAGAAATTCGTAAAAACATTGCAAAAGGCTTAGTAGAACTAATCCAAACTAAATTTGGTAACGTAGATGTAATCGCTGGAACAGCAACTGCTGGTATTCCACACGCAGCATGGACAAGTGATTTAATGGAATTACCAATGGTTTATGTTCGTAGCTCTGCAAAAGGCCACGGCAAAGGAAACCAAATTGAAGGCCCTATTAAACCTGGACAAAAAGTAGTAGTAGTAGAAGATTTAATCTCAACTGGCGGCAGCGTAATAACATGCGTTGAAGCTTTACGCGAAGCGGGCTGCGAAGTACTAGGAGTAGTCTCAATCTTCACATACAATCTTCCAGCAGCAGTAGAGAAATTTGAGGCAAACGACGTATCATACTATTCACTAACTGACTATGACACACTAGTTGAAGTAGCAAAAGAACAAGGCTCAATCGAAGCAGAACATGTAGCAAAACTAACTGCATGGAGAAAAAATCCACAAGATGCTAGTTGGATGACTGTTGAAGTTTAA
- the pyrF gene encoding orotidine-5'-phosphate decarboxylase yields MSSQVVIALDFSSKDEVMNFVKKFQKSLYVKVGMELFYKEGPAIIKELKELGHQIFLDLKLHDIPNTVKHAMKNIASLEVDMVNVHAAGGTKMMKAALEGLQEGTPAGKKRPLLIAVTQLTSTSEEQVIHEQGISSLQDSIKLYAAITEESGLDGVVCSPLDVELVQAAVEGDNFLTVTPGIRLADNSVDDQVRVTTPAKARQFGSSYIVVGRSITKSENPVEAYEEVIAQWEGVTI; encoded by the coding sequence ATGTCATCACAAGTGGTCATCGCGCTTGATTTTTCATCAAAAGATGAAGTAATGAATTTTGTAAAAAAATTTCAAAAGTCTCTATATGTAAAAGTTGGGATGGAGCTATTTTACAAAGAGGGTCCAGCGATCATAAAGGAATTAAAAGAATTAGGACATCAAATCTTCCTAGATTTGAAACTTCATGATATTCCAAATACAGTAAAACATGCAATGAAAAATATCGCATCTCTAGAAGTAGACATGGTTAATGTTCATGCAGCTGGTGGAACGAAAATGATGAAAGCAGCATTAGAAGGTCTACAAGAAGGCACTCCAGCTGGTAAAAAAAGACCATTACTAATAGCTGTGACACAACTTACAAGCACTTCAGAAGAACAAGTAATCCATGAACAAGGAATTTCTTCTTTACAAGATTCGATAAAACTATATGCTGCTATAACAGAAGAAAGCGGTCTTGACGGTGTAGTTTGCTCTCCACTTGATGTAGAGTTAGTACAAGCAGCAGTTGAAGGTGATAACTTCCTTACTGTAACACCTGGTATTCGCCTAGCAGATAATAGTGTAGATGATCAAGTACGTGTAACAACTCCAGCGAAAGCTAGACAATTTGGAAGTAGCTATATTGTTGTAGGACGCAGTATTACAAAAAGCGAAAATCCAGTAGAAGCATATGAAGAAGTAATTGCACAATGGGAGGGCGTAACAATATGA
- a CDS encoding dihydroorotate dehydrogenase codes for MISLQTKLPGLDLKNPIMPASGCFGFGREFANLYDLSILGAIMIKATTVETRYGNETPRVAETQAGMLNAIGLQNPGLEKVIDGELKWLSNYDVPIIANIAGSTIEDYVTVAKEISKVSNVKALELNISCPNVKCGGIAFGTDAATAAEVTKKVKEVSEVPLYVKLSPNVTNIVEIAKAIENAGADGLTMINTLLGMRLDLRTGKPILANKTGGLSGPAIKPVAIRMIHDVSQVVNIPIIGMGGVMNAEDALEFFLAGASAIGVGTANFVDPFVCPTIIDELPEVLQKYGYQSIEECIGRSWKQHVITSGHRA; via the coding sequence ATGATTTCTTTACAAACAAAACTTCCTGGCTTAGATTTAAAAAATCCTATTATGCCAGCTTCTGGTTGCTTCGGATTTGGTAGAGAGTTTGCAAATCTTTACGATCTAAGTATTCTTGGGGCTATTATGATAAAAGCAACAACAGTTGAAACAAGATACGGTAATGAAACACCTCGTGTAGCTGAAACTCAAGCGGGGATGTTAAATGCGATTGGACTTCAAAATCCTGGTCTAGAAAAAGTAATTGACGGTGAATTAAAATGGTTATCAAATTATGATGTACCAATAATTGCAAATATTGCTGGATCAACTATTGAAGACTATGTAACTGTCGCAAAAGAAATTTCAAAAGTTAGTAATGTAAAAGCACTAGAATTAAACATTTCTTGTCCAAATGTAAAATGTGGTGGGATTGCATTTGGAACGGATGCTGCAACAGCGGCTGAAGTAACTAAGAAAGTAAAAGAAGTAAGCGAAGTTCCGCTTTACGTAAAATTATCACCGAATGTAACGAATATTGTTGAAATCGCAAAAGCAATTGAAAATGCAGGAGCAGATGGTTTAACAATGATTAATACATTACTAGGGATGAGATTAGATTTAAGAACTGGTAAACCAATTCTAGCTAATAAAACTGGTGGATTATCAGGTCCTGCAATAAAACCAGTAGCAATTCGAATGATTCATGATGTGAGCCAAGTAGTAAACATCCCAATCATCGGAATGGGCGGGGTCATGAATGCAGAAGATGCACTAGAGTTTTTCTTAGCAGGAGCAAGTGCAATCGGTGTAGGTACGGCAAACTTCGTTGATCCATTTGTTTGTCCAACAATCATAGATGAACTACCTGAAGTGCTACAAAAATATGGATACCAGTCAATTGAAGAATGTATTGGAAGGAGCTGGAAACAACATGTCATCACAAGTGGTCATCGCGCTTGA
- a CDS encoding dihydroorotate dehydrogenase electron transfer subunit produces MIKKELMTIVSNREIAHQIVEMTLKGELVQEMHSPGQFVHIKVTGGLTPLLRRPISICSIDKEKSEFTMIFRAEGEGTKLLKEASVGQQVDVLGPLGQGYDVETLSEGDTALLVGGGIGVPPMYELSKQFKARGVNVIHVLGFASSNVAFYEKEFSELGPTYMATVDGTLGTKGFVTDVIREKGLQFDQYFACGPTVMLKALQQQYKGMKEGYISLEERMGCGIGACFACVCHTEDGSYRKICSDGPVFQAEEVVL; encoded by the coding sequence ATGATAAAAAAAGAACTCATGACAATTGTCTCAAACAGAGAAATTGCCCATCAAATTGTCGAAATGACATTAAAAGGTGAACTAGTTCAGGAGATGCACTCTCCTGGGCAGTTCGTCCATATAAAAGTGACTGGTGGACTAACACCACTATTAAGAAGACCAATCAGTATATGTTCGATCGACAAAGAGAAAAGTGAGTTCACGATGATATTCCGCGCAGAAGGTGAAGGAACGAAGCTTTTAAAAGAAGCAAGCGTTGGACAACAAGTTGATGTATTAGGTCCTCTAGGTCAAGGTTATGATGTTGAAACTCTTTCAGAAGGAGATACAGCACTACTAGTTGGTGGTGGAATTGGCGTACCTCCAATGTATGAACTTTCGAAGCAATTTAAAGCTCGTGGTGTAAATGTAATTCATGTGTTAGGTTTTGCATCAAGTAATGTAGCTTTTTATGAAAAAGAATTTTCTGAATTAGGACCAACCTATATGGCAACGGTAGATGGAACGCTAGGTACGAAAGGTTTCGTAACAGATGTAATACGTGAAAAAGGACTTCAATTTGATCAATACTTTGCATGTGGTCCAACTGTAATGTTAAAAGCTTTACAACAGCAATATAAAGGTATGAAGGAAGGCTATATATCACTTGAAGAACGAATGGGCTGTGGAATCGGAGCTTGTTTCGCATGTGTATGCCATACTGAAGACGGGTCATATCGTAAAATTTGTAGTGATGGACCAGTATTCCAAGCTGAGGAGGTAGTACTATGA